A single window of Microbispora hainanensis DNA harbors:
- a CDS encoding polysaccharide lyase 8 family protein: MNGPSRRLFLQLGGLAALTAACAPRRKADPATFTLLRRRWREVTLGYPGTFDPEREPYRSRLARLGAQARRHRDTMTPTARSLWPDLPFPSLDATPARLRAMARAYALPGTGLTAEPGLGTAVAAGIEHYVRHVYAEDAEQTGNWWDWQIGTPRALLDAAVLAAAYVTDTQVAALCAAVDAFVPESRLDDYEGNSTGANRVDLCTVTLLRAIAGADPDRAALAVSALSPVFPYVTDGDGFHRDGSFIQHGSVPYQGGYGAVLLTGLATLFAVLRGTPWEITDPAAGTVLDAVDLAFAPFVHDGACMDLVRGRGITRGSYGDHRRGREIAAAVLLLAETAPEAERARWRAMVKGWAVRDTVKPMLTAAAQSDLAFHGRLSAVLDDATVPAAAEPAGHRLFPASARAVHRRLGWCAAVSMASSRVARYEHGNGENLRGWHTGSGMLYWWARGHGDHYSDAFWPTVDPYRLPGTTVSTRRLPDGAGGAWGDTRPPAEWVGGATDGTYAAVGQHLYGLESTLEAFKSWFFLDDTVVCLGAGITCRDGVPVETVVDNRRTGARLTVATGWAHLDGHGGYVVPAGRPLRTLREDRTAAGVTRTYTTLWLDHGVDPDAADYVYHLMPGAGPAETAARAADPGRARVLANTSAQQGIEVPSLGVTAVNFWTGGHAGLLTASGPCAVLVRDLGDGTATVTVADPRRALDELTVTWDRPVAAVTRGHPLLERAETGARLTLTFTAPADHEGASRTIAVRLVVSTT; encoded by the coding sequence GTGAACGGACCTTCCCGGCGATTATTTCTGCAGCTCGGCGGGCTCGCCGCGCTGACCGCCGCCTGCGCTCCCCGCCGGAAGGCCGACCCCGCGACCTTCACCCTGCTGCGCCGCCGATGGCGCGAGGTCACGCTCGGATATCCCGGGACCTTCGACCCGGAGCGGGAGCCGTACCGGAGCCGGCTGGCGCGGCTGGGCGCGCAGGCCCGCCGGCACCGCGACACGATGACGCCGACCGCCCGATCGCTCTGGCCCGACCTGCCCTTCCCCTCGCTCGACGCCACCCCGGCCCGGTTGCGGGCGATGGCCCGCGCGTACGCGCTGCCCGGCACCGGGCTGACCGCGGAGCCGGGGCTCGGCACGGCGGTAGCCGCGGGCATCGAGCACTACGTGCGCCACGTGTACGCCGAGGACGCCGAGCAGACGGGCAACTGGTGGGACTGGCAGATCGGGACGCCCCGGGCGCTGCTCGACGCCGCCGTGCTGGCGGCCGCGTATGTGACGGACACCCAGGTCGCGGCGCTGTGCGCGGCGGTGGACGCCTTCGTGCCGGAGAGCCGCCTGGACGACTACGAGGGCAACAGCACCGGGGCGAACCGGGTCGATCTGTGCACGGTCACGCTGCTGCGGGCGATCGCCGGGGCAGATCCCGATCGTGCCGCGCTCGCGGTCTCCGCGCTCTCCCCGGTGTTCCCCTACGTCACCGATGGCGACGGCTTCCACCGCGACGGCTCGTTCATCCAGCACGGGTCCGTCCCCTATCAGGGCGGATATGGCGCGGTGCTGCTGACCGGCCTCGCGACGCTGTTCGCCGTGCTGCGCGGCACACCGTGGGAGATCACCGACCCGGCGGCGGGCACCGTGCTCGACGCCGTCGACCTGGCGTTCGCGCCCTTCGTCCACGACGGCGCCTGCATGGACCTCGTACGCGGCCGGGGCATCACCAGAGGGTCGTACGGCGACCACCGGAGGGGCAGGGAGATCGCCGCGGCGGTCCTGCTGCTGGCCGAGACCGCCCCGGAGGCCGAGCGGGCCCGCTGGCGCGCCATGGTCAAGGGCTGGGCCGTCCGCGACACCGTCAAGCCCATGCTCACGGCGGCGGCCCAGAGCGATCTCGCGTTCCACGGGCGGCTGTCGGCGGTGCTGGACGACGCGACCGTCCCGGCCGCCGCCGAGCCCGCCGGGCACCGGCTGTTCCCGGCGAGCGCCCGCGCCGTTCACCGCAGGCTCGGCTGGTGCGCGGCGGTCAGCATGGCCTCCTCCCGCGTGGCGCGCTACGAGCACGGCAACGGTGAGAACCTGCGCGGCTGGCACACCGGCTCGGGGATGCTCTACTGGTGGGCGCGCGGGCACGGCGACCACTACTCCGACGCCTTCTGGCCCACCGTGGACCCCTACCGGCTGCCGGGCACGACGGTCTCCACCCGGCGGCTGCCCGACGGCGCGGGCGGCGCGTGGGGCGACACCCGCCCGCCGGCCGAATGGGTCGGCGGCGCGACCGACGGCACGTACGCCGCCGTGGGCCAGCACCTCTACGGCCTGGAGAGCACGCTGGAGGCGTTCAAATCCTGGTTCTTCCTCGACGACACCGTGGTCTGCCTCGGCGCCGGCATCACGTGCCGCGACGGCGTGCCGGTCGAGACCGTCGTGGACAACCGCAGGACCGGCGCCCGGCTCACCGTGGCGACCGGATGGGCGCACCTGGACGGCCACGGCGGTTACGTCGTGCCCGCCGGCCGGCCGCTGCGCACGCTGCGCGAGGACCGCACGGCCGCGGGGGTCACCCGGACCTACACCACGCTGTGGCTCGACCACGGTGTGGACCCCGACGCGGCCGACTACGTCTACCACCTCATGCCGGGGGCGGGCCCGGCCGAGACCGCCGCCCGCGCCGCCGATCCCGGCCGGGCCCGGGTGCTCGCCAACACCTCGGCGCAGCAGGGGATCGAGGTCCCGTCGCTGGGCGTCACCGCGGTCAACTTCTGGACGGGCGGACACGCGGGCCTCCTGACGGCCTCCGGTCCGTGCGCGGTCCTCGTACGCGACCTCGGCGACGGCACGGCCACGGTCACGGTTGCCGATCCCCGGCGTGCCCTCGACGAGCTGACGGTGACGTGGGACCGGCCGGTTGCGGCGGTCACACGCGGGCACCCGCTCCTGGAGCGCGCGGAGACCGGCGCCCGGCTCACGCTCACCTTCACGGCGCCGGCCGACCACGAGGGCGCCTCCCGCACCATCGCCGTCCGGCTCGTCGTTTCGACGACCTGA
- a CDS encoding glycosyltransferase family 2 protein produces MISLVVPCYNAARTLRLCLESALAQTRPPGEIVVVDDASTDGSARIAEELGCRVVRLPENRGVSAARNAGIDATTGDVIFFLDSDVALRPDAVANAMEILEHDPEVGCVHGVYDTVPLIDDGPVEWYRILHAVHWRRRHLGEVNSVVFALAAVRRDVLLAVGRLDERLRDCEDVEYSSRLAVRSRIVLTDTVVGRHDDGSRLLPVLGEQWRRALPLIPLALTTTRRGAAKPEHANSPAGILSCGLALAGLGLVLLSVPFGLFHPLLLAVPAVFVAGFVLADPELVGFVRRQRGPIFAAYFMAVHLVVHVVLVAGLAAGSLRLLTGPRDARQTA; encoded by the coding sequence ATGATCTCGCTGGTCGTGCCGTGCTACAACGCGGCCAGGACGTTGCGGCTGTGCCTGGAGTCGGCGCTGGCGCAGACCCGGCCGCCCGGCGAGATCGTCGTGGTGGACGACGCGAGCACCGACGGCTCGGCGCGGATCGCCGAGGAGCTGGGCTGCCGGGTCGTGCGGCTGCCGGAGAACCGGGGCGTGTCGGCCGCCAGGAACGCCGGGATCGACGCCACCACGGGCGATGTGATCTTCTTCCTCGACTCCGACGTGGCGCTGCGGCCCGACGCCGTCGCGAACGCGATGGAGATCCTGGAGCACGATCCCGAGGTCGGCTGCGTCCACGGGGTCTACGACACCGTGCCGCTCATCGACGACGGGCCGGTCGAGTGGTATCGCATCCTCCACGCGGTGCACTGGCGCCGTCGCCACCTGGGCGAGGTCAACAGCGTGGTGTTCGCCCTCGCCGCCGTCCGCCGCGACGTGCTGCTGGCCGTGGGCAGGCTCGACGAGCGGCTGCGCGACTGCGAGGACGTCGAATACAGCAGCAGGCTCGCCGTACGCAGCCGGATCGTGCTGACCGACACGGTCGTGGGCCGCCACGACGACGGCAGCCGCCTGCTGCCGGTGCTCGGCGAGCAGTGGCGGCGGGCGCTGCCGCTGATCCCGCTCGCGCTGACCACCACCCGGCGCGGGGCCGCCAAGCCGGAGCACGCCAACAGCCCGGCGGGCATCCTGTCGTGCGGGCTCGCCCTGGCCGGGCTGGGGCTGGTGCTGCTGAGCGTGCCGTTCGGGCTGTTCCATCCCCTGCTGCTCGCCGTCCCTGCCGTGTTCGTCGCCGGGTTCGTCCTCGCCGATCCGGAGCTGGTCGGGTTCGTACGGCGGCAGCGGGGGCCGATCTTCGCCGCCTATTTCATGGCCGTCCATCTGGTCGTCCATGTGGTGCTCGTCGCGGGCCTGGCCGCAGGCTCGCTGCGCCTGCTGACCGGCCCGCGCGATGCCCGGCAGACCGCGTGA
- a CDS encoding glycosyltransferase family 4 protein, whose protein sequence is MRIAHVINQFPPNITAGLGRYAELIAPHLARDHEMAVFTLNDGRLPVWERAGGIGVYRPRGRVLVLLTRAIARRRRLNRTRGVEFLLLALTVVVSNWRYFLLLRRLRPGRRPDLVAVHDSTNFLCGLLCHYVLRLPVVFHVHTTEYGVAPQRSITDPLNLFAALERWLARISRRVVVATPEVREQLLEAGWDRSPIDVVRLGGTYERVVADPAFDRDRLRAGAADLRARLGIAEDDPVLLFVGRLERQKGIYPLLDAMRDIAPAVPGLRLVLVGEGDEAGVARIVNESGLGGRVLTSGGFVDKRALLDYYAMADACVFPSLFEPFGLVATEAMALARPVILGDGFSRIFLGDPERPAVRFVRAADPRDIADGVIEVMTDPGLRRALAERGERLVRETLSWGRAAEETLAVYAKVLSTEGTRR, encoded by the coding sequence GTGAGGATCGCCCACGTCATCAACCAGTTCCCGCCCAACATCACGGCGGGGCTCGGCCGCTACGCCGAGCTGATCGCCCCCCACCTGGCCCGCGACCACGAGATGGCGGTCTTCACGCTGAACGACGGCCGCCTGCCCGTGTGGGAGCGGGCCGGCGGCATCGGCGTCTACCGGCCGCGCGGGCGGGTGCTCGTGCTGCTGACCAGGGCGATCGCCCGCCGCAGGCGGCTCAACCGGACGCGGGGTGTGGAGTTCCTCCTGCTCGCGCTGACCGTCGTGGTGAGCAACTGGCGCTACTTCCTGCTCCTGCGGCGGCTGCGTCCCGGCCGGCGGCCCGATCTCGTCGCCGTGCACGACTCGACGAACTTCCTGTGCGGCCTGCTGTGCCACTACGTGCTGCGGCTGCCGGTCGTGTTCCACGTGCACACCACCGAATATGGCGTCGCCCCGCAGCGCAGCATCACCGACCCGCTCAACCTGTTCGCCGCGCTGGAGCGGTGGCTGGCGCGGATCTCCCGGCGGGTCGTGGTCGCCACCCCGGAGGTGCGCGAGCAACTGCTCGAGGCGGGCTGGGACCGCTCGCCCATCGACGTCGTCCGCCTCGGCGGCACGTACGAGCGGGTGGTCGCCGACCCCGCGTTCGACCGCGACAGGCTGCGCGCCGGCGCGGCGGACCTGCGCGCCCGGCTCGGCATCGCCGAGGACGATCCGGTGCTGCTGTTCGTCGGCCGCCTCGAACGGCAGAAGGGGATCTATCCGCTGCTCGACGCCATGCGCGACATCGCGCCCGCCGTGCCGGGGCTGCGCCTGGTGCTCGTGGGGGAGGGCGACGAGGCGGGCGTCGCGCGGATCGTCAACGAGAGCGGGCTCGGCGGCCGGGTGCTGACCTCCGGCGGCTTCGTGGACAAGCGGGCGCTGCTGGACTATTACGCGATGGCCGACGCCTGCGTCTTCCCCTCGCTCTTCGAGCCGTTCGGGTTGGTGGCGACCGAGGCGATGGCCCTGGCCCGGCCGGTGATCCTCGGTGACGGCTTCTCCCGGATCTTCCTCGGCGACCCCGAGCGGCCCGCCGTACGGTTCGTGCGGGCGGCCGATCCCCGCGACATCGCCGACGGGGTGATCGAGGTCATGACAGATCCCGGGCTGCGCCGCGCCCTGGCCGAGCGGGGCGAGCGGCTGGTGCGCGAGACGCTGAGCTGGGGCCGCGCCGCCGAGGAGACGCTCGCCGTGTACGCCAAGGTGCTCTCGACGGAGGGGACGAGACGATGA
- a CDS encoding lipopolysaccharide biosynthesis protein: MGALTDRAAGLLAAHRWAAGPTLVSTMASGTAAATTLVIARGIGAAAFGQFTVVLSIALIVTVGMLTSLNYVMFQELPRAEPGARPALVTTALLATLVLGAVVFAAGLAAAPLLTAVLGVDTRTLAFALALALSMTLNQLTESFLRGLKRFRLVAGLKLAVAVVYLGAAACCLLVFGVRDAEPYLVALIGTNLVFALVSAAGFEVVPRSWSWALARSLYRHGAYVTAIAALTAVVFGVDVIFLNHWAPRADVGVYSVYNGFPKRLLGVVFTDGIGLVLLPTLATLDKPAVMRRIARLAPVVFAATAVFSFAASTVFFLLVGGEYPYALGLMALSALGIGAHTVFNLQQVALTMDGVRGAKVLIGCLLAGTPLALACQAALIAWQGLIGGLVAFALSNLVLVAVVTAVSARLYRPAGASEVRG, from the coding sequence GTGGGCGCGCTGACGGACCGGGCGGCCGGGCTCCTGGCCGCCCACCGCTGGGCCGCCGGGCCCACGCTGGTCAGCACCATGGCCAGCGGCACGGCCGCCGCGACCACGCTCGTCATCGCGCGGGGGATCGGCGCCGCGGCGTTCGGCCAGTTCACCGTGGTCCTGTCGATCGCGCTGATCGTCACCGTCGGCATGCTGACCAGCCTCAACTACGTCATGTTCCAGGAGTTGCCGCGGGCCGAGCCGGGGGCGCGGCCCGCCCTGGTGACGACGGCGCTGCTGGCCACGCTCGTGCTGGGCGCGGTGGTCTTCGCCGCGGGTCTCGCCGCCGCGCCGCTGCTGACCGCCGTGCTCGGCGTGGACACCCGCACGCTCGCCTTCGCGCTGGCGCTGGCGCTGTCGATGACGCTCAACCAGCTCACCGAGAGCTTCCTGCGCGGGCTGAAGAGGTTCCGCCTCGTCGCCGGGCTCAAGCTCGCCGTGGCCGTCGTCTATCTGGGCGCCGCCGCGTGCTGCCTGCTGGTCTTCGGCGTGCGGGACGCCGAGCCCTACCTGGTCGCGCTGATCGGCACCAACCTGGTCTTCGCCCTGGTCTCGGCCGCCGGGTTCGAGGTCGTGCCCCGGTCGTGGTCGTGGGCGCTGGCCCGCTCGCTCTACCGGCACGGCGCGTACGTCACCGCCATCGCCGCGCTGACGGCGGTGGTGTTCGGGGTGGACGTGATCTTCCTCAACCACTGGGCACCCCGGGCCGACGTGGGCGTCTACTCCGTCTACAACGGTTTCCCCAAACGGCTGCTCGGGGTGGTGTTCACCGACGGGATCGGCCTGGTGCTGCTGCCCACGCTGGCGACCTTGGACAAACCCGCCGTGATGCGGCGGATCGCCCGGCTCGCCCCGGTGGTGTTCGCGGCGACCGCCGTGTTCTCGTTCGCGGCGAGCACGGTCTTCTTCCTGCTCGTGGGAGGCGAGTATCCGTACGCGCTGGGCCTGATGGCGCTGTCGGCGCTCGGGATCGGCGCGCACACGGTGTTCAACCTCCAGCAGGTCGCCCTGACCATGGACGGGGTGCGGGGGGCCAAGGTGCTCATCGGCTGCCTGCTGGCCGGGACGCCGCTCGCGCTCGCCTGCCAGGCGGCGCTGATCGCCTGGCAGGGGCTGATCGGCGGGCTGGTGGCCTTCGCCCTGAGCAATCTCGTCCTCGTGGCCGTCGTGACGGCCGTCTCCGCCCGGCTCTATCGGCCGGCCGGCGCATCGGAGGTGCGCGGGTGA
- a CDS encoding nucleotidyltransferase family protein — protein sequence MPAERLCAVIPAAGRGSRLGLDIPKIMVEIADGVTVWHVLHERLRPYVEHVHVVMSPQGEGPFRALAADEIATGAVSVSVQERPTGMGGAIFGAAPHWEAYDTILVVWGDQAGLSPETAGRVVRAHEKGITLPLVPMAEPYVEYELDDAGTLVRVRQSREGDECRPGGLSDVGVFCLSTRTSTGLTTGGLREEWTRYLGGADVGARTGEVNFLPFLPYLSRERHWPLTVVPVTDPDEARGVNTADDLEFARRAHLRWA from the coding sequence GTGCCTGCTGAACGGTTGTGCGCGGTGATCCCGGCGGCCGGGCGGGGGAGCCGCCTCGGCCTGGACATCCCCAAGATCATGGTGGAGATCGCCGACGGCGTCACGGTGTGGCACGTGCTGCACGAGCGGCTGCGGCCGTACGTCGAGCACGTCCACGTCGTGATGTCCCCGCAGGGTGAGGGGCCGTTCCGGGCGCTGGCGGCGGACGAGATCGCGACCGGCGCGGTCTCGGTGAGCGTGCAGGAGCGGCCCACCGGGATGGGCGGCGCGATCTTCGGCGCCGCGCCGCACTGGGAGGCGTACGACACGATCCTGGTGGTCTGGGGCGACCAGGCGGGCCTGTCCCCCGAGACGGCCGGCCGGGTCGTCCGGGCGCACGAGAAGGGGATCACGCTCCCGCTGGTGCCGATGGCCGAGCCGTACGTGGAGTATGAGCTCGACGACGCCGGGACGCTGGTGCGGGTGCGCCAGTCGCGGGAGGGCGACGAGTGCCGCCCCGGCGGGCTCAGCGACGTGGGCGTCTTCTGCCTGAGCACGCGTACGAGCACGGGCCTGACCACTGGGGGGCTCCGGGAGGAGTGGACCCGCTATCTGGGCGGGGCGGACGTGGGCGCCCGCACCGGGGAGGTCAACTTCCTGCCGTTCCTGCCCTATCTGTCCCGGGAGCGGCACTGGCCGCTGACGGTGGTGCCGGTGACCGACCCCGACGAGGCGCGCGGCGTCAACACGGCCGACGACCTCGAATTCGCCCGGCGGGCACACCTGCGGTGGGCGTGA
- a CDS encoding HAD family hydrolase encodes MTAVLADACARRVWLFDLDGTLVDSCPAHEAAFRQAIAEVAPDRLASFRYADHAGASTREVAVRLLGETGEADRLARLKQRLYRERAGVVAVFPGARRLLGRLVAAGRDAYLVTSGSRASVARVLAACSLGAYFRGVLTSDDVPASKPDPAFYAYACAHWGLDPGAAVVLEDSAHGVASAVGAGLTTLHVHTAEPAPGAVAVRDLEQILSLLYAEVGGAC; translated from the coding sequence ATGACGGCGGTCCTGGCGGACGCGTGCGCCCGCCGCGTCTGGCTCTTCGACCTCGACGGCACGCTGGTGGACTCCTGCCCGGCGCACGAGGCGGCGTTCCGGCAGGCCATCGCCGAGGTCGCGCCCGATCGGCTCGCGTCCTTCCGCTACGCCGACCACGCGGGCGCGAGCACCCGCGAGGTGGCGGTGCGCCTGCTGGGCGAGACCGGGGAGGCGGACCGGCTGGCCCGGCTGAAGCAGCGGCTCTACCGCGAGCGGGCCGGCGTGGTGGCGGTGTTCCCCGGCGCGCGGCGACTGCTCGGCCGCCTGGTCGCCGCCGGCCGCGACGCCTACCTCGTCACCAGCGGCAGCCGGGCGTCGGTCGCGCGGGTGCTCGCCGCCTGCTCGCTGGGCGCGTACTTCAGGGGCGTGCTCACCAGCGACGACGTCCCGGCGAGCAAGCCCGACCCGGCCTTCTACGCGTACGCGTGCGCGCACTGGGGGCTCGACCCCGGCGCGGCCGTGGTGCTGGAGGACTCCGCGCACGGGGTGGCGTCGGCGGTCGGCGCGGGCCTGACGACCCTGCACGTCCACACGGCGGAGCCCGCTCCCGGGGCGGTGGCCGTACGCGACCTCGAACAGATCCTGTCTCTCCTGTACGCGGAGGTGGGCGGTGCCTGCTGA
- a CDS encoding 2-phospho-L-lactate transferase CofD family protein: protein MNVAVTMFCGGRGAAGIARGMLGAPGVVLSLIVNGYDNGLSTGALRRYLPGMLGPSDFRKNLLLHLDPADPAQAALAAVLDHRLPGGTTPAGLAAVIESITARRGRFAALPEAAREAVTADLRVFARRLAAYPHGLDLSDCALGNLVFAGAYLRLGRDFNAAVEACARTFGSPVRLLNVTNGENAFLAALRRDGGLLADEAEIVAPQGPGAITDLFLLREPLGARRRAELEALPPAWTREVLRRERAEVTPNPRALAAIRDADLIVYGPGTPHSSLLPSYLTPGVADAVARSRAAAKVFVVNTRNDHDVRGLSAPDLVDRTLAYLGDPRNERRLVTHVLSHHASTPDAPAVPYGVLDRGEWAGARWIGADLDHRGVHHAERTAEALLAIRDEAALARAR from the coding sequence ATGAACGTCGCGGTGACGATGTTCTGCGGCGGACGAGGGGCGGCCGGCATCGCGAGGGGCATGCTGGGCGCTCCGGGCGTCGTCCTGTCGCTGATCGTGAACGGCTACGACAACGGCCTTTCCACCGGCGCGCTGCGGCGCTATCTGCCCGGGATGCTCGGGCCGTCGGACTTCCGCAAGAACCTCCTGCTCCACCTCGATCCCGCCGATCCGGCGCAGGCCGCGCTGGCGGCCGTGCTCGACCACCGGCTGCCGGGCGGGACGACGCCCGCGGGGCTCGCCGCCGTCATCGAGTCGATCACCGCGCGGCGCGGCCGGTTCGCGGCGCTGCCGGAGGCGGCCCGCGAGGCCGTCACGGCCGACCTGCGCGTGTTCGCCCGGCGGCTCGCCGCCTATCCGCACGGGCTCGACCTTTCCGACTGCGCGCTCGGCAACCTCGTGTTCGCGGGGGCCTACCTGCGGCTCGGCCGGGACTTCAACGCCGCCGTCGAGGCCTGCGCCCGAACGTTCGGCTCACCCGTACGGCTGCTCAACGTGACCAACGGGGAGAACGCCTTCCTGGCCGCGCTCCGGCGCGACGGCGGCCTGCTGGCCGACGAGGCCGAGATCGTCGCGCCGCAGGGCCCCGGAGCGATCACCGACCTGTTCCTGCTGCGCGAGCCGCTCGGCGCGCGGCGGCGGGCCGAGCTGGAGGCGCTGCCGCCCGCGTGGACCAGGGAGGTCCTGCGCCGCGAGCGCGCCGAGGTGACGCCGAACCCGCGGGCGCTCGCGGCGATCCGCGACGCCGACCTCATCGTCTATGGCCCCGGCACCCCGCACTCCTCGCTCCTGCCCAGCTATCTCACGCCGGGCGTGGCCGACGCCGTCGCGCGGAGCCGGGCGGCGGCCAAGGTGTTCGTCGTCAACACCCGCAACGACCACGACGTCCGGGGGCTGAGCGCGCCCGACCTCGTGGACCGCACGCTGGCCTACCTCGGTGATCCCCGCAACGAGCGGCGGCTGGTGACCCACGTGCTGAGCCATCACGCGTCCACGCCGGACGCCCCGGCGGTGCCGTACGGCGTGCTCGACCGGGGGGAATGGGCGGGGGCCCGCTGGATCGGCGCCGACCTGGATCACCGCGGCGTGCACCACGCGGAACGCACGGCCGAGGCCCTGCTCGCCATCAGGGACGAGGCGGCCTTGGCGCGGGCCCGATGA
- a CDS encoding glycosyltransferase family 2 protein: MSTSVNSTVGIPVGIPVDISVAAPAYNEAETIAAVVGEWQDYLENAPAVGDWEIVVCDDGSRDATGEILAGLRERCPRLVVVTFERNRGAGAAIAAAIAHTRLDWVVLLDSDGQFPIANLDRILPRLQAGEALAFSGARIRKADGLAYRWGSAASGAVSNLLHHTRYRDFNSIFKVVHGPLFRSLPLESAGMNCSTEITARVAEMGHAWVEVPIEHRERGGGARGWRYWRGARDRALFVAYLGYRHWLLRRGVLRRPAAREESR, from the coding sequence GTGAGCACCTCCGTGAACAGCACAGTCGGCATCCCCGTCGGCATCCCCGTCGACATCTCCGTGGCCGCGCCCGCGTACAACGAGGCGGAGACCATCGCGGCGGTGGTGGGCGAGTGGCAGGACTACCTGGAGAACGCCCCGGCCGTGGGCGACTGGGAGATCGTGGTCTGCGACGACGGGAGCCGCGACGCGACCGGCGAGATCCTGGCCGGCCTGCGGGAACGGTGCCCGCGGCTCGTCGTCGTCACGTTCGAGCGCAACCGCGGCGCGGGCGCGGCCATCGCCGCCGCGATCGCCCATACCCGGCTCGACTGGGTGGTGCTGCTCGACTCCGACGGCCAGTTTCCGATCGCCAACCTCGATCGCATCCTGCCGCGCCTCCAGGCAGGGGAGGCCCTGGCGTTCTCCGGGGCACGGATCAGGAAGGCCGACGGCCTGGCCTACCGATGGGGGTCGGCGGCCAGCGGCGCGGTCAGCAACCTGCTCCACCACACGCGCTACCGCGACTTCAACTCGATCTTCAAGGTGGTGCACGGCCCGCTCTTCCGGTCGCTGCCGCTGGAGTCGGCCGGGATGAACTGCTCGACCGAGATCACCGCGCGGGTCGCCGAGATGGGCCACGCGTGGGTGGAGGTCCCGATAGAGCACCGGGAGCGCGGCGGCGGCGCGCGCGGCTGGCGATACTGGCGCGGCGCCCGCGACCGGGCTCTGTTCGTCGCCTATCTCGGCTATCGCCACTGGCTGCTGCGCCGGGGGGTCCTGCGCAGGCCGGCGGCGCGTGAGGAGAGCCGATGA